Proteins encoded within one genomic window of Acidovorax sp. 107:
- a CDS encoding NAD(P)/FAD-dependent oxidoreductase, producing MIRLSEIRLPFTAAEAPEAPLRAAVAQILGISDADIAHLHVFKRSFDARKADLLAVYIVDITLAQPGREAALLAQFAGNPHIQPTPDMAWHPVGQAPADLPLRPVVVGFGPCGIFAALVLAQMGFKPIVLERGKTVRERTKDTWGLWRKRELHAESNVQFGEGGAGTFSDGKLYSQIKDPRHLGRKVMNEFVKAGAPEEILYVAHPHIGTFKLVKVVESLREQIIALGGEVRFEQRVTDVIVEGTGDARHLRGLKVLNQATGETTELRADHVVMALGHSSRDTFAMLYQRGVAMEAKPFSIGFRIEHPQGVIDRARWGRHAGHPLLGAADYKLVHHAANGRAVYSFCMCPGGTVVAATSEPNRVVTNGMSQYSRNERNANAGMVVGIDPRDYPTDPAAFEMHLGQTYGAESLPAGQFHSLAGSVLQRQLESNAFVLGGRDYSAPGQLVGDFIAGKPSTQLGDVEPSYKPGVALGDLHAALPGYAIEALREALPVFGRKIKGFDMHDAVLTGVETRTSSPLKIGRGDNLQSLNTPGLYPAGEGASYAGGILSAGVDGIKVGEAVARSLLGAAG from the coding sequence ATGATCCGACTCTCTGAAATCCGGCTGCCCTTCACAGCTGCCGAAGCCCCTGAGGCGCCCCTGCGCGCCGCTGTCGCCCAAATCCTGGGCATCTCCGACGCCGACATCGCCCACCTGCACGTCTTCAAGCGCAGCTTTGATGCCCGCAAGGCCGACCTGCTGGCGGTGTACATCGTGGACATCACGCTGGCCCAGCCCGGCCGCGAGGCCGCGCTGCTGGCCCAGTTTGCAGGCAACCCGCACATCCAGCCCACGCCCGACATGGCCTGGCACCCCGTGGGCCAGGCGCCTGCCGACCTGCCCCTGCGCCCCGTGGTGGTGGGCTTTGGCCCCTGCGGCATCTTTGCCGCCCTGGTGCTGGCGCAGATGGGCTTCAAGCCCATCGTGCTGGAGCGCGGCAAGACCGTGCGCGAGCGCACCAAGGACACCTGGGGCCTGTGGCGCAAGCGCGAGCTGCATGCCGAAAGCAATGTGCAGTTTGGTGAAGGCGGCGCTGGCACCTTCAGCGACGGCAAGCTCTACAGCCAGATCAAGGACCCGCGCCACCTGGGCCGCAAGGTGATGAACGAGTTCGTCAAGGCCGGTGCGCCTGAAGAAATCCTGTACGTAGCCCACCCGCACATCGGCACCTTCAAGCTGGTGAAGGTGGTGGAGAGCCTGCGCGAACAGATCATTGCGCTGGGCGGCGAGGTGCGCTTTGAACAGCGCGTGACGGACGTCATTGTGGAAGGCACAGGCGACGCGCGCCACCTGCGCGGCCTGAAGGTGCTGAACCAGGCCACGGGCGAGACCACCGAGCTGCGTGCCGACCACGTGGTGATGGCGCTGGGCCACAGCTCGCGGGACACCTTTGCCATGCTGTACCAGCGCGGCGTGGCCATGGAGGCCAAGCCGTTTTCCATTGGCTTTCGCATCGAGCATCCGCAGGGCGTGATCGACCGCGCGCGCTGGGGCCGCCACGCGGGCCACCCGCTGCTAGGCGCGGCCGACTACAAGCTGGTGCACCACGCCGCCAATGGGCGTGCGGTGTACAGCTTTTGCATGTGCCCCGGCGGCACCGTGGTGGCCGCCACCAGCGAGCCGAACCGCGTGGTGACCAACGGCATGAGCCAGTACTCGCGCAACGAACGCAACGCCAACGCGGGCATGGTGGTCGGCATCGATCCACGCGACTACCCCACCGACCCCGCAGCTTTTGAGATGCATCTGGGCCAGACCTACGGCGCGGAAAGCCTGCCCGCAGGGCAGTTCCACTCGCTGGCGGGCAGCGTGCTGCAGCGCCAGCTCGAATCCAACGCCTTTGTGCTGGGCGGGCGCGACTACAGCGCGCCAGGCCAGCTGGTGGGCGACTTCATCGCCGGCAAGCCCTCTACCCAGCTGGGCGATGTGGAGCCGTCGTACAAGCCCGGCGTGGCCCTGGGCGACCTGCACGCCGCCCTGCCCGGCTACGCCATCGAGGCGCTGCGCGAGGCGCTGCCCGTGTTTGGCCGCAAGATCAAGGGCTTTGACATGCACGATGCGGTGCTCACGGGCGTGGAGACACGCACCTCGTCGCCGCTCAAGATCGGGCGTGGCGACAACCTGCAAAGCCTGAACACGCCCGGCCTGTACCCGGCGGGCGAAGGCGCCAGCTACGCGGGCGGCATTCTGTCGGCCGGCGTGGATGGCATCAAGGTGGGCGAGGCCGTGGCCCGCAGCCTGCTGGGCGCAGCAGGCTGA
- a CDS encoding lysylphosphatidylglycerol synthase domain-containing protein: MATPTLHADTQVGSNRHTTSGWRHWSQQVWWPWLTRGVAIAFFAVVAALIFRQARTVDWPAVLQALRDLPTAALALGGALALLSHFTYGSFDWVGRHCSGHRLPRGTTLAIAMTSYPFTLNLGSLIGGVGVRYRLYARRGVDPGTIGQVVGTSIVTNWVGYLLLAGVLAWLWQPPAVAGWTVAPWQWHLGGTVLGSLPLAYLALCAVRRGRALTLRGHAFPLPRWPVALWQIAASATNWMLMGAALWTVLQHQVPYPAALATVLLGAVAGLVLRVPAGLGVLEAVGVALLATDALGQEQVLAALLAYRALYYFGPLVLAAFALGVAELRWRQRPAQDA, translated from the coding sequence ATGGCCACCCCCACGCTGCACGCGGACACCCAAGTGGGCAGCAACCGGCACACCACCAGCGGCTGGCGCCACTGGTCACAGCAGGTCTGGTGGCCCTGGCTCACGCGGGGGGTCGCCATCGCCTTCTTTGCGGTGGTGGCCGCGCTGATCTTTCGGCAGGCGCGCACGGTGGACTGGCCCGCCGTGCTGCAGGCGCTACGCGATCTGCCCACCGCCGCACTGGCGCTGGGCGGCGCGCTGGCGCTGCTGAGCCACTTCACCTACGGCAGCTTTGACTGGGTGGGCCGCCATTGCAGCGGCCACCGCCTGCCGCGTGGTACCACCCTGGCCATCGCCATGACGAGCTATCCGTTCACGCTCAACCTGGGCTCGCTGATTGGCGGCGTGGGCGTGCGCTACCGGCTGTATGCCCGGCGCGGCGTGGACCCCGGCACCATCGGCCAGGTGGTGGGCACCAGCATCGTGACCAACTGGGTGGGCTACCTGCTGCTGGCCGGGGTACTGGCCTGGTTGTGGCAGCCGCCTGCGGTGGCCGGGTGGACGGTGGCGCCGTGGCAGTGGCACCTGGGCGGCACGGTGCTGGGCAGCTTGCCGCTGGCGTACCTGGCACTGTGCGCGGTGCGCAGGGGCCGCGCGCTCACGCTGCGGGGCCACGCTTTTCCGCTGCCGCGCTGGCCGGTGGCGCTGTGGCAAATCGCAGCATCGGCCACCAACTGGATGCTGATGGGCGCCGCGCTGTGGACGGTGCTGCAACACCAGGTGCCCTACCCCGCCGCCCTGGCCACCGTGCTGCTGGGGGCCGTGGCGGGGCTGGTGCTGCGCGTGCCTGCAGGCCTGGGCGTGCTGGAGGCCGTGGGCGTGGCGCTGCTGGCCACCGACGCATTGGGGCAGGAACAGGTGCTGGCGGCCCTGCTGGCCTACCGGGCGCTGTACTACTTTGGGCCGCTGGTGCTGGCGGCCTTTGCACTGGGCGTGGCCGAGCTGCGCTGGCGCCAGCGGCCTGCCCAGGACGCCTAA
- the clsB gene encoding cardiolipin synthase ClsB has product MKRPAFSTPRALRAPRSSRWVPGNHFELLENGEEFFPRVFQAIADARREVMLETFILFEDKIGQQLHAALLAAAQRGVEVHVLVDGFGSPDLSDRFVGSLVEAGVHFRIFDPGRRFLGQRLNMLRRMHRKIVVVDGHLGFIGGINYSADHVADFGPEAKQDYAVQVRGPIVAQMHHFTREAVLSRQERKRHQAAGITGRPHAGTAHAMFVTRDNQQHTNDIERHYRVALRAARSRVVIANAYFFPGYRFIREMRRAAKRGVDVRIILQGQPDMPIVKTAASLLYDHLQRAGVRVYEYCDRPLHGKVALVDEDWSTVGSSNLDPLSLSLNLEANVIIQDRAFNAHLHRRLSHLMEHSCKQVEATAPGRWNGLRLLRSYAVFHLLRWFPAWAGWLPRHEPHITLANPGAAEPAGSPAT; this is encoded by the coding sequence ATGAAACGCCCTGCCTTCAGCACGCCCCGCGCCCTGCGCGCACCCCGGTCCTCGCGCTGGGTGCCCGGCAACCATTTCGAGTTGCTGGAAAACGGCGAGGAGTTTTTTCCGCGCGTGTTCCAGGCCATTGCCGACGCCCGGCGCGAGGTGATGCTGGAGACATTCATCCTGTTCGAGGACAAGATCGGCCAGCAATTGCACGCCGCGCTGCTGGCGGCCGCCCAGCGGGGTGTGGAGGTGCATGTGCTGGTGGACGGCTTTGGCTCACCCGATCTGTCGGACCGGTTTGTCGGCAGCCTGGTGGAGGCGGGCGTGCACTTTCGCATCTTTGACCCAGGTCGCCGCTTCCTGGGCCAGCGGCTGAATATGTTGCGCCGCATGCACCGCAAGATCGTGGTGGTGGACGGGCACCTGGGGTTCATTGGCGGCATCAACTACTCGGCCGACCATGTGGCCGACTTTGGCCCCGAGGCCAAGCAAGACTACGCCGTGCAGGTGCGCGGCCCTATCGTGGCGCAGATGCACCACTTCACCCGCGAGGCGGTGCTCAGCCGCCAGGAGCGCAAGCGCCACCAGGCTGCCGGCATCACCGGGCGCCCGCACGCGGGTACAGCGCACGCGATGTTTGTGACACGGGACAACCAGCAGCACACCAACGACATCGAGCGCCACTACCGCGTGGCCCTGCGCGCAGCGCGCAGCCGGGTGGTGATTGCGAATGCCTACTTCTTCCCCGGCTACCGCTTCATCCGCGAGATGCGGCGCGCCGCAAAACGGGGGGTGGATGTGCGCATCATCCTGCAAGGCCAGCCCGACATGCCCATCGTGAAGACGGCGGCCAGCCTGCTGTATGACCACCTGCAGCGCGCTGGCGTGCGGGTGTACGAATACTGCGACCGCCCTCTGCACGGCAAGGTGGCGCTGGTGGACGAGGACTGGTCCACCGTGGGCTCCAGCAACCTCGACCCGTTGAGCCTGTCGCTGAACCTGGAGGCCAATGTCATCATCCAGGACCGCGCCTTCAACGCCCACCTGCACAGGCGCCTGTCGCACCTGATGGAGCACAGCTGCAAGCAGGTGGAAGCCACCGCGCCAGGGCGCTGGAACGGCCTGCGCCTGCTGCGCAGCTATGCGGTGTTCCATCTGCTGCGCTGGTTCCCCGCCTGGGCGGGCTGGCTGCCCCGGCACGAGCCCCACATCACGCTCGCCAACCCGGGTGCCGCAGAGCCCGCAGGCAGCCCCGCCACCTGA
- a CDS encoding endonuclease/exonuclease/phosphatase family protein, with translation MATTSATDSQPIAFKVLTVNVHKGFTTFNRRFMLHELREAVRDVAADLVFLQEVLGTHHRHASRLANFPQVPHYEFLADSIWSQYAYGRNAVYDNGDHGNALLSKFPITHYENHDISISGPERRGMLHSVLQPPGHHLPVHAVCVHLGLQESHRQHQLRRVCDLVNSFPANEAVVLAGDFNDWRNRAHDILHREAGLQEVFVQAFGRAVRTFPAAMPLLALDRIYVRNATVHSPLALPKKPWDKLSDHAPLAAEILL, from the coding sequence ATGGCCACGACCTCCGCGACAGACTCCCAGCCTATTGCGTTCAAGGTGCTCACCGTGAACGTGCACAAGGGTTTCACCACCTTCAACCGGCGCTTCATGCTGCATGAGCTGCGCGAGGCCGTGCGCGACGTGGCGGCCGACCTAGTGTTCTTGCAGGAGGTGCTGGGCACGCACCACCGGCACGCCAGCCGGCTGGCCAACTTTCCGCAGGTCCCGCATTACGAGTTTCTGGCCGACAGCATCTGGTCGCAGTACGCCTACGGGCGCAACGCGGTGTATGACAACGGCGACCACGGCAACGCGCTGCTGTCCAAGTTTCCGATCACGCATTACGAGAACCACGACATCTCGATCAGCGGGCCCGAACGGCGCGGCATGCTGCACTCTGTGCTGCAGCCCCCCGGGCACCACCTGCCGGTGCACGCCGTGTGTGTGCACCTGGGCCTGCAGGAGTCGCATCGGCAGCACCAGCTGCGCCGCGTATGCGATCTGGTCAACAGCTTTCCCGCCAATGAGGCCGTAGTGCTGGCCGGCGATTTCAACGACTGGCGCAACCGCGCACACGACATCCTGCACCGCGAAGCGGGCTTGCAGGAGGTGTTTGTGCAGGCCTTTGGCCGGGCGGTGCGCACGTTTCCCGCGGCGATGCCGCTGCTGGCGCTCGACCGCATTTATGTACGCAACGCCACCGTGCACTCGCCGCTGGCGCTGCCCAAGAAGCCCTGGGACAAGCTCTCGGACCATGCGCCCCTGGCTGCGGAGATCCTGCTATGA
- the cysK gene encoding cysteine synthase A: MKVDNILQTIGNTPHVRINRLFGPSANVWVKSERSNPGGSIKDRIALSMVEDAEKSGALKPGGTIIEPTSGNTGIGLALVAAVKGYKLILVMPDSMSIERRRLMLAYGAQFDLTPREKGMKGAIARAQELQAQTPDSWIPQQFENPANIDVHVRTTAQEILADFPDGLDAIITGVGTGGHLTGTARVLKAKFPQLKVFAVEPTASPVISGGAPSPHPIQGIGAGFIPKNLDTSVLEGVIQVDAEPAREYARRCAREEGMLVGISSGATLAAIAQKLPELPAGAKVLGFNYDTGERYLSVEGFLPA, translated from the coding sequence ATGAAAGTTGACAACATTCTGCAAACCATCGGCAACACACCCCACGTGCGCATCAACCGCCTGTTCGGTCCGTCGGCCAACGTGTGGGTGAAGTCCGAACGCAGCAACCCCGGCGGCTCCATCAAGGACCGCATTGCGCTGTCGATGGTGGAAGACGCGGAGAAGTCTGGTGCGCTCAAACCGGGTGGCACCATCATCGAGCCCACCAGCGGCAACACGGGCATCGGCCTGGCGCTGGTGGCAGCCGTCAAGGGCTACAAGCTGATCCTCGTGATGCCCGACAGCATGAGCATCGAGCGCCGCCGCCTGATGTTGGCCTATGGCGCGCAGTTTGACCTGACACCGCGCGAGAAAGGCATGAAGGGCGCGATTGCCCGCGCGCAGGAGCTGCAGGCGCAGACGCCAGACTCGTGGATTCCGCAGCAGTTCGAAAACCCCGCCAACATCGACGTGCACGTGCGCACCACCGCACAGGAGATCCTGGCGGACTTCCCCGACGGGCTGGACGCGATCATCACTGGCGTCGGTACGGGCGGTCACCTCACGGGCACCGCGCGGGTGCTGAAGGCCAAATTTCCGCAACTCAAGGTGTTTGCGGTGGAGCCCACGGCATCGCCCGTGATCTCGGGCGGCGCCCCTTCGCCCCACCCCATCCAGGGCATTGGCGCGGGCTTCATCCCCAAGAACCTGGACACCAGCGTGCTCGAAGGCGTGATCCAGGTCGATGCCGAACCGGCCCGCGAATATGCCCGCCGCTGCGCACGCGAAGAGGGCATGCTGGTGGGCATCTCGTCCGGCGCCACCCTGGCCGCCATTGCCCAGAAGCTGCCCGAGCTGCCCGCGGGCGCCAAGGTGCTGGGTTTCAACTACGACACGGGCGAGCGCTACCTGTCGGTGGAAGGCTTCCTGCCGGCCTGA
- a CDS encoding M48 family metallopeptidase gives MPEHTALLPGRWFDGQSSKARPVMVSLRPAPQGPSLVLHPLSQPGAEPVVFAWKQVGWPEAWNERKPQPRVVVDLRDHGSVEIDAVTEWRAALAAAGERPGIAQRMQTRWPVLLGVTVAAVVGLTLFYRYGTPWAATQLTRFVPLSWETSVAENVLQQMDNGTLKPSKLPSARQEQLKARFDALVQHTPPGLQRYAGYRPPLSLEFRSGMGANAFALPGGKIVMTDGIVKAAAKKGLDDNALVGVLAHEVGHVVQRHTTRMVVQQGVLSMGLGLALGDVSGVVSTGASLLTGLAYSRSHEREADCYAIAVMRHAALPTAPMGQLLLAIARDEDNEDTEKKDSSEGPAAGASTPSSSARAPDSAARKRKTAEDAASHPVWSLLSSHPDTVERATELERGQAPHCPKS, from the coding sequence ATGCCCGAGCACACCGCCCTGCTCCCCGGGCGCTGGTTTGACGGCCAGAGCAGCAAGGCCCGGCCGGTGATGGTGAGCCTGCGGCCCGCGCCACAAGGCCCATCGCTGGTGCTGCACCCGCTCTCGCAGCCGGGTGCCGAGCCGGTCGTGTTCGCCTGGAAGCAGGTGGGCTGGCCCGAGGCCTGGAACGAACGCAAGCCCCAGCCCCGCGTGGTCGTCGATCTGCGCGACCATGGCAGCGTGGAGATCGACGCCGTGACCGAATGGCGCGCGGCCCTGGCCGCTGCGGGCGAGCGCCCCGGCATCGCACAACGCATGCAGACCCGCTGGCCCGTGCTGCTGGGCGTGACGGTCGCCGCCGTCGTCGGCCTTACGCTGTTCTACCGCTACGGCACGCCCTGGGCGGCCACGCAGCTCACGCGGTTTGTGCCCCTCAGCTGGGAGACCAGCGTGGCCGAGAACGTGCTCCAGCAGATGGACAACGGCACCCTGAAGCCCAGCAAGCTGCCTTCGGCCCGGCAGGAGCAGCTCAAGGCGCGCTTTGACGCCCTGGTGCAGCACACACCCCCCGGACTGCAGCGCTATGCCGGCTACCGGCCGCCGCTGTCGCTGGAGTTCCGGTCCGGCATGGGCGCCAATGCCTTTGCCCTGCCCGGCGGCAAGATCGTGATGACCGACGGCATCGTCAAGGCAGCCGCTAAAAAGGGCCTGGACGACAACGCCCTGGTGGGCGTGCTGGCCCACGAGGTGGGACACGTGGTGCAACGCCACACCACGCGCATGGTGGTGCAGCAGGGCGTACTCAGCATGGGCCTGGGGCTGGCGCTGGGGGATGTGTCGGGCGTCGTCTCTACCGGCGCGTCCTTGCTCACCGGCCTGGCCTACAGCCGCAGCCACGAGCGCGAGGCCGACTGCTACGCCATAGCCGTCATGCGCCACGCCGCACTGCCCACGGCGCCCATGGGCCAGCTGCTGCTGGCGATTGCGCGCGATGAGGACAACGAGGACACCGAGAAAAAGGACTCGAGCGAAGGCCCTGCCGCGGGTGCATCCACGCCGTCATCCAGCGCCCGTGCGCCCGACAGCGCAGCCCGCAAGCGCAAGACCGCCGAGGATGCCGCATCGCACCCTGTCTGGTCGCTGCTGAGCAGCCACCCGGACACGGTGGAGCGCGCGACCGAACTGGAGCGGGGACAAGCACCCCATTGCCCGAAAAGCTGA
- a CDS encoding YjgN family protein — translation MHTNQSSGGAAGPMSTFMPMNIDAHPLEFTGSGGEYFRVWIVNVLLSIVTLGIYTPWARRRTAQYFYGHTLVAGSPLEFTAQQRKMVMGFVLLMLLTIAYNLAANTGQDTAVGLFLLAGAALAPFIWASAMRFRLGATRWRGLRLQFAASWKEVYLASWPVFALALLWFGVFYGLQLLSPDLAQALEAIEEEGKKQPMPRFTPAMGGLVLLGLVLSVLCVIRTEYNFKSLLVLKAQVGAERGRWKPVYMDFVKVWMATVAVFILCVVGFSALIGILAGSSIALVASQSNRLGLWMFVVIIVSIIAGIFMLILASAPARAYREARMFQLMWNNIGVSHVARFKCHLKSGQYVWLRIKNMLLTLLTLGLYRPFARVSEYRMKCESVTLHVKGGVEQVTGAMVRQQQGGLGDALADAAGLDLIG, via the coding sequence ATGCACACAAACCAATCGTCAGGCGGCGCAGCGGGGCCGATGTCCACCTTCATGCCGATGAACATCGACGCCCACCCGCTCGAATTCACCGGCAGCGGGGGCGAGTATTTCCGGGTCTGGATCGTCAACGTGCTGCTGTCCATCGTCACGCTCGGCATCTACACCCCCTGGGCGCGTCGCCGCACCGCCCAGTATTTCTATGGCCACACGCTGGTGGCTGGCAGTCCCCTCGAATTCACCGCACAGCAGCGCAAGATGGTGATGGGCTTTGTGCTGCTGATGCTGCTGACCATTGCCTACAACCTGGCCGCCAACACCGGGCAGGACACGGCAGTGGGCCTGTTCCTGCTGGCGGGCGCAGCGCTGGCGCCCTTCATCTGGGCCAGCGCCATGCGGTTTCGCCTGGGGGCCACGCGCTGGCGCGGGCTGCGGCTGCAATTTGCCGCCAGCTGGAAAGAGGTCTATCTCGCCAGCTGGCCGGTGTTTGCGCTGGCGCTGTTGTGGTTTGGCGTGTTCTACGGCCTGCAGTTGCTGTCGCCCGACCTGGCGCAGGCCCTCGAAGCCATTGAAGAAGAAGGCAAGAAGCAACCCATGCCCCGCTTCACGCCCGCCATGGGCGGCCTGGTGCTGCTGGGCCTGGTGCTGTCAGTGCTCTGCGTGATCCGCACCGAGTACAACTTCAAGAGCCTCCTGGTGCTCAAGGCCCAGGTGGGCGCCGAGCGGGGCCGCTGGAAGCCGGTGTACATGGACTTCGTCAAGGTGTGGATGGCCACCGTGGCCGTGTTCATCCTGTGCGTGGTGGGTTTCTCGGCACTGATCGGCATCCTGGCAGGCAGCTCCATCGCCCTGGTGGCCAGCCAGAGCAACCGGCTGGGCCTTTGGATGTTTGTGGTGATCATCGTGTCCATCATCGCGGGCATCTTCATGCTGATCCTGGCATCGGCCCCCGCCCGCGCGTACCGCGAGGCGCGAATGTTCCAGCTGATGTGGAACAACATCGGCGTGAGCCATGTGGCGCGCTTCAAGTGCCACCTGAAAAGCGGCCAGTACGTGTGGCTGCGCATCAAGAACATGCTGCTCACCCTGCTGACGCTGGGGCTGTACCGCCCGTTTGCGCGGGTGAGCGAATACCGCATGAAGTGCGAGTCCGTCACCCTGCACGTCAAGGGCGGCGTGGAACAGGTGACCGGCGCCATGGTGCGCCAGCAGCAAGGGGGCCTGGGTGATGCGCTGGCCGACGCTGCGGGCCTGGACCTCATCGGTTGA
- a CDS encoding rRNA pseudouridine synthase, translating to MTDKNPDPTHIRLAKRVAEQLNCSRSTAEQFIEGGFVSVDGQIEEAPGARVRPDQAVAVAPDASLLELTPVTLLLHKPAGFEAGLGLPGASTGQAAHASRSQGAPQALTLLNAASHLPEDASGIRVLQRHFKQLECFTPLPTEASGLVVYTQDKRIARKLAEDIESLEQECIVEVKGDIAPNGLQRLCHGLTFNGRPLPPIKVSWQNETKLRFALKGIRPGQIPAMCEAVGLTVVGIKRIRIGRVPLAKVPEGQWRYLQPWEKF from the coding sequence ATGACCGACAAGAACCCCGACCCCACCCACATCCGCCTGGCCAAACGCGTGGCCGAACAACTGAACTGCTCGCGCAGCACGGCCGAGCAATTCATCGAGGGCGGCTTTGTGAGCGTGGACGGCCAGATTGAGGAAGCCCCTGGCGCCCGCGTGCGCCCCGATCAGGCCGTGGCCGTGGCGCCCGATGCCAGCTTGCTGGAGCTGACCCCGGTGACCTTGCTGCTGCACAAACCGGCAGGGTTTGAAGCCGGCCTGGGCCTGCCAGGCGCATCCACAGGGCAAGCGGCCCACGCCAGCCGCAGCCAGGGTGCGCCACAGGCGCTCACGCTGCTCAACGCCGCGTCGCACCTGCCGGAAGACGCCTCGGGCATCCGCGTGCTGCAGCGCCACTTCAAGCAGCTCGAATGCTTCACCCCCCTGCCCACCGAGGCCAGTGGGCTGGTGGTGTACACGCAGGACAAGCGCATCGCGCGCAAGCTGGCCGAAGACATCGAGTCGCTGGAGCAGGAATGCATCGTCGAGGTCAAGGGCGACATCGCGCCCAACGGCCTGCAGCGCCTGTGCCACGGCCTCACGTTCAATGGCCGCCCCCTGCCCCCCATCAAGGTGAGCTGGCAGAACGAGACCAAGCTGCGCTTTGCGCTCAAGGGCATTCGCCCGGGCCAGATCCCGGCCATGTGCGAAGCCGTGGGCCTGACCGTGGTGGGCATCAAGCGCATCCGCATTGGCCGCGTGCCGCTGGCCAAGGTGCCCGAGGGGCAATGGCGCTACCTGCAGCCGTGGGAGAAGTTCTGA